A genomic stretch from Thauera sp. GDN1 includes:
- the pyrR gene encoding bifunctional pyr operon transcriptional regulator/uracil phosphoribosyltransferase PyrR translates to MKDLDAEALCRQLAEQIRPQVTPATALVGIYTGGLWLAERLHRELGIAQPLGAIDVSFYRDDYGSKGLHARPQRTEIPFDVDGAHVILVDDVLYTGRTTRAALNELFDFGRPGVVELAVLVDRGSRELPIGARYCAHTLDEPLPRDQNLELQRDDAGRFTLMLTRRA, encoded by the coding sequence ATGAAAGACCTTGATGCCGAAGCCCTGTGCCGGCAGCTCGCCGAGCAGATCCGCCCCCAAGTCACGCCCGCCACCGCGCTCGTGGGCATCTACACCGGCGGCCTGTGGCTGGCCGAGCGCCTGCACCGGGAACTCGGCATCGCCCAGCCGCTGGGCGCGATCGACGTCTCCTTCTACCGCGACGACTACGGCAGCAAGGGCCTGCACGCACGGCCGCAGCGCACCGAGATCCCGTTCGACGTCGACGGCGCGCACGTGATCCTGGTCGACGACGTGCTGTACACCGGCCGCACCACCCGCGCCGCGCTCAACGAGCTGTTCGACTTCGGCCGCCCCGGCGTGGTCGAGCTCGCGGTGCTGGTCGACCGCGGCAGCCGCGAACTGCCGATCGGCGCGCGCTACTGCGCCCATACCCTGGACGAGCCCCTGCCGCGCGACCAGAACCTCGAGCTGCAGCGCGACGACGCCGGCCGTTTCACGCTGATGCTGACCCGGCGCGCCTGA
- a CDS encoding PatB family C-S lyase, with the protein MTAPAFDFDRLIDRRALPSEKWGRYAGRDVLPLWVADMDFAAPPAVIDALRRRIDHGVFGYTDAWPSLVEAVVDGLQRDHGWTIRPDWLVWLPGVVAGFNLACAIAGEPGDGVLTATPVYPPFLTAPANTGRVLQRVELVLREGRWQWDWDALEATCTPSTRMLLLCSPHNPVGRVFDEDELRRLADFAERHDLLVCSDEIHCGLVLDASRPHRPLAALDEAGARRTITLMAPSKTWNIPALYCAFAVIPDAALRRRYRHAMRGVVPHVNVLGMVAAEAAYRDGDAWRQALLAYLRGNRDRVVEAIAALPGLAMTVPEATYLAWIDCRDMMAARGVNDPAAFFETAGVGLSDGAAFGAPGFLRLNFGCPRATLDQALARMARALED; encoded by the coding sequence ATGACCGCCCCCGCCTTCGATTTCGACCGCCTCATCGACCGTCGCGCGCTGCCGAGCGAAAAGTGGGGCCGCTACGCCGGTCGCGACGTGCTGCCGCTGTGGGTGGCCGACATGGATTTCGCCGCCCCGCCCGCGGTCATCGACGCTCTGCGCCGGCGCATCGACCACGGCGTGTTCGGCTACACCGACGCCTGGCCCTCGCTGGTCGAGGCGGTGGTCGACGGCCTGCAGCGCGACCACGGATGGACGATACGGCCCGACTGGCTGGTGTGGCTGCCGGGCGTGGTCGCCGGCTTCAACCTCGCCTGCGCGATCGCCGGAGAGCCCGGCGACGGCGTGCTCACCGCCACGCCCGTCTATCCGCCTTTCCTCACCGCCCCCGCCAACACCGGCCGCGTGCTCCAGCGCGTCGAGCTGGTGCTGCGCGAGGGCCGCTGGCAGTGGGACTGGGACGCGCTGGAGGCGACATGCACGCCCTCGACCCGGATGCTGCTGCTGTGCAGCCCGCACAACCCGGTCGGGCGCGTGTTCGACGAGGACGAGCTGCGCCGGCTGGCGGATTTCGCCGAACGCCACGACCTGCTCGTGTGTTCCGACGAGATCCACTGCGGCCTGGTGCTGGACGCGTCGCGCCCGCATCGTCCGCTCGCCGCGCTCGACGAGGCCGGCGCGCGGCGCACGATCACGCTGATGGCGCCGTCCAAGACCTGGAACATCCCGGCGCTGTACTGCGCCTTCGCGGTGATTCCCGATGCCGCGCTGCGCCGCCGCTACCGCCACGCGATGCGCGGCGTCGTGCCGCATGTGAACGTGCTCGGCATGGTCGCCGCCGAGGCGGCCTACCGCGACGGCGACGCCTGGCGGCAGGCCTTGCTCGCCTACCTGCGCGGCAACCGCGATCGCGTCGTGGAGGCCATCGCCGCGCTGCCAGGCCTGGCGATGACGGTTCCGGAAGCCACCTACCTGGCCTGGATCGACTGCCGGGACATGATGGCCGCACGCGGTGTCAACGACCCGGCCGCCTTCTTCGAGACGGCCGGTGTCGGCCTGTCGGACGGTGCGGCGTTCGGCGCGCCGGGCTTCCTGCGCCTGAACTTCGGCTGTCCGCGCGCGACCCTCGACCAGGCGCTGGCGCGCATGGCGCGCGCGCTGGAGGACTGA
- a CDS encoding YggT family protein, producing the protein MLANILLLVVNAVAGFLTLMLLARFYMQWQRISFRNQLGQFVVSTTDWIVRPLRRFIPGLFGLDMASLLPAWVVQVLLVAFELSLRGAVFSGNTAAVIAGLWGVGLIELIRMMVYLLFAVVLGSAVLSWVSPHSPLAPLLNAIAAPFLRPFRRVIPTIANVDLSPLVLLLILQIVLMVLAGARNGFAPLLFGA; encoded by the coding sequence ATGCTCGCCAACATCCTGCTGCTGGTCGTCAATGCCGTCGCCGGCTTCCTCACCCTGATGCTGCTGGCGCGCTTCTACATGCAGTGGCAGCGCATCTCCTTCCGCAACCAGCTCGGCCAGTTCGTGGTCAGCACCACCGACTGGATCGTGCGCCCGCTGCGCCGCTTCATCCCCGGCCTGTTCGGCCTCGACATGGCGAGCCTGCTGCCGGCCTGGGTGGTGCAGGTGCTGCTGGTGGCCTTCGAGCTCAGCCTGCGCGGCGCGGTGTTCAGCGGCAACACCGCGGCGGTGATCGCCGGGCTGTGGGGCGTGGGCCTGATCGAGCTGATCCGGATGATGGTGTATCTGCTGTTCGCGGTCGTGCTCGGCTCGGCGGTGCTGTCGTGGGTCAGCCCGCATTCGCCGCTGGCGCCGCTGCTGAATGCGATCGCAGCGCCCTTCCTGCGCCCGTTCCGCCGCGTGATCCCGACCATCGCCAACGTGGACCTGTCGCCGCTGGTCCTGCTGCTGATCCTGCAGATCGTGCTGATGGTGCTCGCCGGCGCGCGCAACGGCTTCGCGCCGCTGCTGTTCGGGGCCTGA
- a CDS encoding YqgE/AlgH family protein, with the protein MDTPTANFTHHFLIAMPNMADPHFARTLTYVAEHNEQGALGIIVNRPIDMTLATLFERIELPLEAEGFANQPVYFGGPVQTDRGFVLHRPLGEWHSTLKVSDEIGLTSSRDVLQAIGASGEPKDVLVTLGYAGWAAGQLEQELLDNAWLTVPADMAIVFDLPPEERLAAAMQTLGIDFANLSDVAGHA; encoded by the coding sequence ATGGACACGCCCACGGCCAACTTCACGCATCACTTCCTGATCGCCATGCCCAACATGGCCGATCCCCACTTCGCGCGCACCCTGACCTACGTCGCCGAACACAACGAACAGGGCGCGCTCGGCATCATCGTGAACCGGCCGATCGACATGACCCTCGCCACGCTGTTCGAACGCATCGAACTGCCACTCGAGGCCGAGGGCTTCGCCAACCAGCCGGTCTATTTCGGCGGACCGGTTCAGACCGACCGCGGCTTCGTGCTGCACCGGCCGCTCGGCGAATGGCACTCCACGCTCAAGGTCAGCGACGAGATCGGGCTCACCAGCAGCCGCGACGTGCTGCAGGCGATCGGCGCCAGCGGCGAACCGAAGGACGTGCTCGTCACCCTGGGCTACGCCGGCTGGGCCGCCGGCCAGCTCGAGCAGGAATTGCTCGACAACGCCTGGCTCACCGTCCCCGCCGACATGGCGATCGTGTTCGACCTTCCGCCCGAGGAGCGCCTCGCCGCCGCGATGCAGACGCTCGGCATCGATTTCGCCAACCTCAGCGATGTCGCCGGACATGCCTGA
- a CDS encoding aspartate carbamoyltransferase catalytic subunit, with product MRHPQLNKHGELQHLLTLDGLPRDILTAILDTAAPFTEVAEREVKKLPLLRGKSVFNLFFENSTRTRTTFEIAAKRLSADVVNLNINTSSAAKGESLLDTVDNLCAMQADMFVVRHAASGAPMLIAQHLHDTGREHIRVVNAGDGRHAHPTQGLLDMYTIRHFKHDFTNLTVAIVGDVLHSRVARSQIAALTTLGVPEVRVIGPKTLLPTEVERLGVRVFHDMREGLRGVDVVMMLRLQNERMNGALLPTPQEYYKIWGLTAEKLALARPDAIVMHPGPMNRGVEIDSAVADGAQAVILPQVTFGIAVRMAVMSMLGSH from the coding sequence ATGCGCCATCCCCAGCTCAACAAGCACGGCGAACTGCAGCACCTGCTGACACTCGACGGTCTGCCGCGCGACATCCTCACCGCCATCCTCGACACCGCCGCGCCCTTCACCGAAGTGGCCGAGCGCGAGGTCAAGAAGCTGCCGCTGCTGCGCGGCAAGAGCGTGTTCAACCTGTTCTTCGAGAACTCGACGCGCACCCGCACCACCTTCGAGATCGCCGCCAAGCGCCTGTCGGCCGACGTGGTGAACCTCAACATCAACACCAGTTCGGCCGCCAAGGGCGAGAGCCTGCTCGACACCGTCGACAACCTGTGCGCGATGCAGGCCGACATGTTCGTCGTCCGCCACGCCGCCAGCGGCGCGCCGATGCTGATCGCCCAGCACCTGCACGACACCGGGCGCGAGCACATCCGCGTGGTCAATGCCGGCGACGGCCGCCATGCGCACCCGACGCAGGGCCTGCTCGACATGTACACGATCCGCCACTTCAAGCACGACTTCACCAACCTGACGGTGGCGATCGTCGGCGACGTGCTGCACTCGCGCGTGGCGCGCAGCCAGATCGCCGCGCTGACCACGCTGGGCGTGCCCGAAGTGCGCGTGATCGGCCCCAAGACCCTGCTGCCGACCGAGGTCGAGCGCCTCGGCGTGCGCGTGTTCCACGACATGCGCGAGGGCCTCAGGGGCGTTGACGTGGTGATGATGCTGCGCCTGCAGAACGAGCGCATGAACGGCGCGCTGCTGCCGACGCCGCAGGAGTACTACAAGATCTGGGGCCTCACCGCCGAGAAGCTGGCGCTCGCCAGGCCCGACGCCATCGTCATGCACCCCGGGCCGATGAACCGCGGCGTCGAGATCGACTCGGCGGTGGCCGACGGCGCGCAGGCGGTCATCCTGCCCCAGGTCACCTTCGGCATCGCCGTGCGCATGGCGGTGATGAGCATGCTCGGCAGCCACTGA
- the ruvX gene encoding Holliday junction resolvase RuvX translates to MELPARPPDSAASAAVLPARGTLLGFDFGLARIGIATGELETGQASALATVHEESNDARFKAIAALIAEWRPIALVVGLPTHLDGSAHELTARCRRFANQLHGRFGLPVFTADERLSSVAAEAGLAAAGRRDWRERKAVLDAEAARIILQTFLDTRRHERP, encoded by the coding sequence ATGGAACTCCCGGCCCGCCCGCCCGATTCGGCGGCCTCGGCGGCCGTCCTTCCCGCCCGCGGCACCCTGCTCGGCTTCGACTTCGGCCTCGCCCGCATCGGCATCGCCACCGGCGAGCTCGAGACCGGCCAGGCCAGCGCGCTGGCCACGGTGCACGAAGAATCGAACGACGCCCGCTTCAAGGCCATCGCCGCACTGATCGCCGAATGGCGCCCGATCGCGCTGGTGGTCGGCCTGCCCACCCATCTCGACGGCAGCGCGCACGAGCTCACCGCGCGCTGCCGGCGCTTCGCCAACCAGCTCCACGGCCGCTTCGGCCTGCCGGTGTTCACCGCCGACGAACGCCTGTCCTCGGTCGCCGCCGAAGCCGGGCTCGCCGCGGCCGGACGCCGCGACTGGCGCGAGCGCAAGGCGGTTCTCGACGCCGAAGCCGCCCGCATCATCCTGCAAACCTTCCTGGACACACGACGCCATGAAAGACCTTGA
- a CDS encoding dihydroorotase, protein MNILISNGRVVDPANRTDAVRNVYVAGGKIVGLGQAPDGFVAERTIDASGLVVAPGFIDLAARLREPGFEYRATLESEMEAAMAGGVTSLAIPPDTDPALDEPGLVEMLTYRAKKLNRAHIYPVGALTIGLKGERLSEMAELVEAGCVAFSQANVPVVDNAVLMRALQYAATFGFRVWLQPLAPFLSRVGHAHDGEVSTRLGLSGIPVAAETVALFTYLELARTTGARLHITRLSSAAGLALIDQARAGGMDVTCDVSINHVHLCDMDIGYFDPNCHLIPPLRSQRDREALCKGLAEGRINALCSDHTPVDDDGKQTPFSESEPGATGLELLLPLTLKWADRAGLSLLDGLARITSDAAKIVGITKAGHLSVGARADVCVFDPDTHVTITRESLRSQGKNTPFLGMELPGKVCYTLVEGQVMFEG, encoded by the coding sequence ATGAACATCCTGATTTCCAACGGCCGCGTCGTCGATCCGGCCAATCGCACCGACGCGGTGCGCAACGTCTATGTCGCCGGCGGCAAGATCGTCGGCCTCGGCCAGGCCCCGGACGGCTTCGTCGCCGAGCGCACGATCGACGCCAGCGGCCTGGTGGTCGCCCCCGGCTTCATCGACCTCGCCGCGCGCCTGCGCGAGCCCGGCTTCGAATACCGCGCCACCCTCGAATCCGAGATGGAAGCGGCGATGGCGGGCGGCGTCACCAGCCTGGCGATCCCACCCGACACCGACCCCGCGCTCGACGAGCCCGGCCTGGTCGAGATGCTGACCTACCGCGCCAAGAAGCTGAACCGCGCCCACATCTACCCGGTCGGCGCGCTCACCATCGGTCTCAAGGGCGAGCGCCTGTCGGAGATGGCCGAACTGGTCGAGGCCGGCTGCGTCGCCTTCTCGCAGGCCAACGTGCCGGTGGTCGACAACGCGGTGCTGATGCGCGCGCTGCAGTACGCCGCCACCTTCGGCTTCCGCGTCTGGCTGCAGCCGCTGGCGCCCTTCCTGTCGCGCGTCGGCCACGCCCACGACGGCGAGGTGTCGACCCGCCTCGGCCTGTCGGGCATCCCGGTCGCGGCCGAGACCGTGGCGCTGTTCACCTACCTCGAACTCGCGCGCACCACCGGCGCCCGCCTGCACATCACCCGCCTGTCGTCGGCGGCCGGCCTGGCGCTGATCGACCAGGCGCGTGCCGGCGGCATGGACGTCACCTGCGACGTGTCGATCAACCATGTGCACCTGTGCGACATGGACATCGGCTACTTCGACCCCAACTGCCACCTGATCCCGCCCCTGCGCAGCCAGCGCGACCGCGAGGCGCTGTGCAAGGGCCTGGCCGAGGGCCGCATCAACGCACTGTGCTCGGACCACACGCCGGTGGATGACGACGGCAAGCAGACACCGTTCTCGGAATCGGAACCCGGCGCCACCGGCCTCGAGCTGCTGCTGCCGCTGACGCTGAAGTGGGCCGACCGCGCCGGCTTGTCGCTGCTGGACGGCCTGGCCCGCATCACCTCCGACGCGGCGAAGATCGTCGGCATCACCAAGGCCGGCCACCTGTCGGTCGGCGCCCGGGCCGACGTCTGCGTGTTCGACCCCGACACCCACGTCACCATCACCCGCGAAAGTCTCCGCAGCCAGGGCAAGAACACGCCCTTCCTCGGCATGGAACTGCCGGGCAAGGTGTGCTACACCCTGGTCGAAGGGCAGGTGATGTTCGAGGGCTGA
- a CDS encoding deoxyribodipyrimidine photo-lyase — MPSALVWFRRDLRSFDHAALYHALRFADRVHCAFVFDTAILDALPSRQDRRVEFIHASLAELDAALDTMARAAGAAGGGLLVRHGRAEDEVPRLARELGVDKVFANRDYEPEAIVRDSRVAQALAEAGIGYEDFKDQVVFERDEVLTQTGKPYSVFTPYKNAWLKKVDDFQLESYPVKKYAARLAAKPAGETVSSLADIGFEPTNLAELQIPLGMSGGRKLFVDFAARIERYKRARDFPAVKGVSYLSTHLRFGTVSIRQLAAHAHAHGGEGAETWLSELIWRDFYHQILWHHPQVVERAFRPEYDAVKWDDAPELFAAWCEARTGYPIVDAAMRQLNQTGWMHNRLRMIVASFLTKDLGIDWRLGERYFAAHLNDYDLAANNGGWQWAASTGCDAQPWFRIFNPVTQSERFDPEGRFIRRYLPELARVPDKFIHAPWTMGGIDQSACRTKIGVDYPGPIVDHAAARERTLQRFGVVKNEAQGR, encoded by the coding sequence ATGCCTTCCGCCCTCGTCTGGTTCCGTCGCGATCTGCGCAGCTTCGACCATGCCGCGCTCTACCACGCCTTGCGCTTCGCCGATCGCGTGCATTGCGCCTTCGTCTTCGATACCGCCATCCTCGACGCGCTGCCCTCGCGCCAGGACCGCCGCGTCGAGTTCATCCACGCCAGCCTGGCCGAGCTGGACGCAGCGCTCGACACCATGGCGCGTGCGGCGGGGGCAGCCGGCGGCGGGCTGCTCGTGCGCCACGGCCGCGCCGAGGACGAAGTCCCGCGCCTGGCGCGCGAACTGGGCGTCGACAAGGTCTTCGCCAACCGCGACTACGAGCCCGAGGCGATCGTGCGCGACAGCCGGGTGGCGCAGGCGCTGGCCGAGGCCGGTATCGGCTACGAGGATTTCAAGGACCAGGTCGTCTTCGAGCGCGACGAGGTGCTGACCCAGACCGGCAAGCCCTACAGCGTGTTCACGCCGTACAAGAACGCCTGGCTCAAGAAGGTGGACGACTTCCAGCTCGAGTCATATCCGGTAAAAAAATACGCCGCGCGTCTCGCCGCGAAGCCTGCGGGCGAGACCGTGTCCTCGCTCGCCGACATCGGCTTCGAGCCCACCAACCTGGCCGAACTGCAGATCCCCCTCGGCATGAGCGGCGGCAGAAAGCTGTTCGTGGACTTCGCCGCGCGCATCGAGCGCTACAAGCGCGCGCGCGACTTCCCGGCGGTGAAGGGCGTCAGCTACCTGTCGACGCATCTGCGCTTCGGCACCGTGTCCATCCGCCAACTCGCCGCCCACGCCCATGCGCACGGCGGCGAGGGCGCCGAGACCTGGCTGTCGGAGCTGATCTGGCGCGACTTCTACCACCAGATCCTGTGGCACCACCCGCAGGTGGTCGAGCGCGCCTTCCGCCCCGAGTACGACGCCGTGAAGTGGGACGACGCGCCCGAACTCTTCGCCGCCTGGTGCGAGGCGCGCACCGGCTACCCGATCGTCGATGCCGCGATGCGTCAGTTGAACCAGACCGGCTGGATGCACAACCGCCTGCGCATGATCGTCGCCTCTTTCCTCACCAAGGATCTCGGCATCGACTGGCGCCTGGGCGAGCGCTATTTCGCCGCGCATCTGAACGACTACGACCTCGCCGCCAACAACGGCGGCTGGCAGTGGGCGGCCTCCACCGGTTGCGACGCCCAGCCGTGGTTCCGCATCTTCAACCCCGTCACCCAGTCCGAGAGGTTCGACCCCGAGGGCCGCTTCATCCGCCGCTACCTGCCCGAGCTCGCCCGCGTGCCCGACAAGTTCATCCACGCGCCGTGGACCATGGGCGGAATCGACCAGAGCGCGTGCCGGACGAAGATCGGCGTCGATTACCCGGGCCCCATCGTCGACCACGCCGCCGCGCGCGAACGCACCCTGCAACGCTTCGGGGTCGTGAAGAACGAGGCGCAAGGCCGATAG